A section of the Pan paniscus chromosome 11, NHGRI_mPanPan1-v2.0_pri, whole genome shotgun sequence genome encodes:
- the ABITRAM gene encoding protein Abitram isoform X2: MATEPEAAEPVVPSLVDRYFTRWYKPDVKGKFCEDHCILQHSNRICVITLAESHPVLQSGKTIKSISYQISTNCSRLQNKVSGKFKRRIIYLEKVEDVIKRKMMPLSLGLHLPHS, translated from the exons ATGGCTACCGAGCCCGAAGCCGCGGAGCCGGTGGTGCCTTCGCTCGTGGATCGATACTTCACTCGCTGGTACAAACCGG ATGTCAAAGGAAAATTTTGTGAGGACCACTGTATACTACAGCACTCTAACCG AATATGTGTCATCACATTGGCAGAATCTCATCCAGTTCTTCAAAGTggaaaaacaattaaaagcaTTTCCTATCAGATCAGTACCAACTGTAGCAGACTTCAGAACAAGGTCTCTGGGAAATTTAAGCGG AGAATTATCTATCTAGAAAAGGTAGAAGACGTCATCAAGAGGAAAATGATGCCTCTAAGCTTGGGACTGCATCTTCCCCACTCTTAA
- the ABITRAM gene encoding protein Abitram isoform X1 has protein sequence MATEPEAAEPVVPSLVDRYFTRWYKPDVKGKFCEDHCILQHSNRICVITLAESHPVLQSGKTIKSISYQISTNCSRLQNKVSGKFKRGAQFLTELAPLCKIYCSDGEEYTVSSCVRGRLMEVNENILHKPSILQEKPSTEGYIAVVLPKFEESKSITEGLLTQKQYEEVMVKRINSTTATS, from the exons ATGGCTACCGAGCCCGAAGCCGCGGAGCCGGTGGTGCCTTCGCTCGTGGATCGATACTTCACTCGCTGGTACAAACCGG ATGTCAAAGGAAAATTTTGTGAGGACCACTGTATACTACAGCACTCTAACCG AATATGTGTCATCACATTGGCAGAATCTCATCCAGTTCTTCAAAGTggaaaaacaattaaaagcaTTTCCTATCAGATCAGTACCAACTGTAGCAGACTTCAGAACAAGGTCTCTGGGAAATTTAAGCGG GGGGCACAGTTTCTAACAGAGCTTGCACCTCTCTGTAAGATTTACTGCTCAGATGGTGAAGAATATACTGTGTCTAG TTGTGTTAGAGGACGTTTGATGGAAGTGAATGAAAACATCCTCCATAAGCCATCTATTCTTCAAGAAAag CCATCTACTGAAGGCTACATTGCAGTTGTGTTGCCCAAATTTGAAGAAAGTAAAAGCATAACAGAAGGGTTACTGACACAAAAACAATATGAAGAAGTCATGGTGAAACGCATTAATTCCACAACAGCTACGTCATGA